From the Serratia nematodiphila DZ0503SBS1 genome, one window contains:
- a CDS encoding alpha/beta hydrolase, giving the protein MKPLAGSYDNGATVDNEAAILTSFQTRSASVYKQTRHENNIAYGNGERETFDWLYSAKPHQGTLIFIHGGYWQFCDKADFAFIAAGPLALGFDVVLVEYALAPAVDLDEICRQIGMALDAIQRRLPPHYAHPVYLCGHSAGGHLAALWQQHALVDAVFPISGLFELAPLQQSYVNRALQLSARQIETLSPARRLPRRGKPLTLYYGALELPELRGQSQHYHAALRQRGLPADLVAVPGANHFTILDALFAADGALLHQLNHHGNH; this is encoded by the coding sequence ATGAAACCACTTGCGGGGAGTTATGATAACGGCGCCACGGTGGATAATGAAGCGGCTATTTTGACTTCATTTCAAACTCGCAGCGCGTCTGTTTATAAACAGACGCGCCATGAAAATAATATTGCTTATGGCAACGGCGAACGCGAAACATTTGATTGGCTCTATTCTGCCAAGCCGCATCAGGGGACGTTAATTTTTATTCACGGCGGCTATTGGCAATTCTGCGATAAGGCGGATTTCGCCTTTATCGCCGCCGGGCCGTTGGCGTTGGGTTTTGACGTGGTGCTGGTGGAATATGCGCTGGCGCCCGCGGTGGATCTCGACGAAATATGCCGACAGATCGGGATGGCGCTGGATGCCATTCAGCGCCGCCTGCCGCCGCACTACGCCCATCCGGTTTATCTGTGCGGCCATTCCGCCGGCGGGCATCTGGCGGCGCTCTGGCAGCAGCATGCGTTGGTGGATGCCGTCTTTCCCATCAGCGGCCTGTTCGAGCTGGCGCCGTTGCAACAAAGCTATGTCAATCGGGCGCTGCAGCTGAGCGCGCGGCAAATTGAAACGCTCAGCCCGGCGCGCCGCCTGCCGAGGCGCGGCAAACCGCTTACGCTGTATTACGGCGCATTGGAGCTGCCGGAACTGAGAGGTCAGTCGCAACACTATCATGCAGCGCTGCGCCAACGCGGGCTGCCGGCCGATCTGGTCGCGGTGCCCGGCGCCAATCATTTTACCATTCTGGATGCGTTGTTCGCCGCCGACGGCGCGCTGCTTCACCAACTTAACCACCACGGGAACCACTGA
- a CDS encoding RidA family protein, translating into MREIVETGLPEIGQPFSWATRGGGMLFTAHGPVRADGSIDTGAPERQITLTFDNLAQTLEAAGSHSDKVMQVIVYLTDVNDVKLLDDIYRKYFNYPYPNRSTVIVEKLVVPGMKIEITVSAIA; encoded by the coding sequence ATGCGCGAGATCGTAGAGACCGGGCTGCCGGAGATCGGCCAGCCTTTTTCCTGGGCCACCCGGGGCGGTGGCATGCTGTTTACCGCTCACGGCCCGGTGCGGGCGGACGGCAGCATCGACACCGGCGCGCCGGAGCGACAGATTACGCTGACCTTCGATAATCTGGCGCAGACGCTGGAAGCGGCGGGCAGCCACAGCGATAAGGTGATGCAGGTGATCGTGTATCTCACCGACGTCAACGACGTTAAATTACTCGATGATATTTACCGGAAATACTTTAATTATCCTTATCCCAATCGCTCCACGGTCATTGTCGAAAAATTGGTGGTGCCGGGAATGAAAATAGAAATTACCGTCAGCGCCATCGCCTGA
- a CDS encoding aromatic amino acid transaminase — MFKQVAPSAADPIMSLMEAYLQDPNPKKVNLGIGLYYDRQGNIPLMQAVEAAEQRLLALRRPHGYPPIEGSPQFARQVQTLLFGEQQAAEIATVQTVGGSGALKLAADFLRHFLARGEIWVSDPTWANHWAIFEGAGLRVNTYPYFDESAGGLRFAAMLDALDSLSPGSVVLLHPCCHNPTGTDLTAEQWRATLAVLQRRNLLPLFDIAYQGFGDGLEEDCFALREALKTDLPFLVCNSFSKNVALYGQRLGALSVRCADAENAANVKGALKTLIRRSYSCPPTHGSQIVETLLGDAELGRLWRNELAEMRSRIKQMREQLAAGLAQGGSSLDHRRIREQRGMFSYTGLNEAQLQTLRQRYAIYLVSPGRMCLPGLNPGNIDYVTAAILDVTRTA; from the coding sequence ATGTTTAAACAGGTTGCACCTTCCGCCGCCGATCCTATTATGTCGCTGATGGAAGCCTATTTGCAGGATCCCAATCCGAAAAAAGTGAATTTAGGCATTGGGCTGTATTACGATCGGCAGGGGAATATTCCGCTGATGCAGGCGGTTGAGGCCGCCGAGCAGCGGTTGCTGGCGCTGCGTCGCCCGCACGGTTATCCGCCGATCGAAGGTTCGCCGCAGTTCGCTCGCCAGGTGCAGACGCTGCTGTTCGGTGAACAACAGGCGGCCGAGATCGCCACGGTGCAGACCGTCGGCGGCTCCGGCGCGTTGAAGCTGGCGGCGGATTTTTTGCGCCACTTTCTGGCGCGCGGTGAAATTTGGGTGTCCGATCCCACCTGGGCCAATCACTGGGCGATTTTCGAAGGTGCCGGGCTGCGGGTGAATACCTATCCCTACTTTGATGAATCGGCGGGCGGCCTGCGTTTCGCCGCCATGCTCGACGCGTTGGACAGCCTGTCGCCCGGCAGCGTAGTCCTGCTGCATCCTTGCTGCCATAACCCGACCGGCACCGATCTGACGGCGGAGCAGTGGCGCGCCACGCTCGCCGTGCTGCAGCGGCGTAACCTGCTGCCGCTGTTCGACATCGCCTATCAGGGCTTCGGCGATGGGCTGGAGGAGGACTGCTTTGCATTGCGCGAAGCGCTGAAAACCGATCTGCCGTTTTTGGTCTGCAACTCGTTTTCCAAAAACGTCGCGCTGTACGGCCAGCGTCTGGGCGCGCTGTCGGTGCGCTGCGCCGATGCGGAAAATGCCGCCAACGTCAAAGGGGCGTTAAAAACGCTGATCCGCCGCAGCTACTCCTGCCCGCCGACGCACGGCAGCCAGATCGTGGAAACCCTGCTCGGCGACGCCGAACTCGGCCGGCTTTGGCGCAATGAGCTGGCGGAAATGCGCTCGCGCATCAAGCAAATGCGTGAACAGCTGGCCGCCGGGCTGGCGCAGGGCGGCTCTTCGCTGGACCACCGGCGCATTCGCGAGCAGCGCGGCATGTTCAGCTATACCGGCCTGAACGAAGCGCAGTTGCAGACCCTGCGGCAGCGCTACGCCATCTATCTGGTCTCGCCCGGCCGCATGTGTCTGCCGGGGCTTAACCCCGGCAACATCGACTATGTGACCGCCGCGATCCTCGACGTCACTCGCACCGCCTAA
- a CDS encoding amino acid permease, with the protein MPQMNDFEHIARRQGGLNKHLTAGQMSMLAIGGAIGTGLFLGSAYAIQMAGPSVLLSYLIGGVIALLLMGSLAEMTSEHPTPGSFGDYAEFYLGPLFGFLVRYSYWSCVVLAVGTEVTAIGMYMQFWFPATPTWPWVLLFSAAVIVVNVIGVKSFGQVEYALSTVKVTAIVAFILIGIGILAFSGNPAYGLRNLTAGGFMPFGVKGMWFAVIVSIFSYLSIEMIAVAAGEAKNPVIAVKAAFKGTIVRLFIFYMLSIALMLAIVPWRQSGTGESPFLMAMNVIHLPAAAGIFNFIVLVAALSAMNSQLYITTRMMFSLSRAGQAPAALGRVSRRGIPVNALAMSCIGIVVSIVLSLVAPETSFAAMMSISVYGACFTWLMIFVTHLFFRRRHRQTHLKFRMWGFPYTTLLGAGLMTALMISTAFTEFFRMTLWFGIPFTLLLVVAYHFQSRRAAAPSPLKAPEVE; encoded by the coding sequence ATGCCACAGATGAATGATTTTGAGCATATCGCCCGCCGCCAGGGCGGGTTGAACAAGCATCTTACCGCCGGGCAGATGTCGATGCTGGCGATCGGCGGCGCCATCGGCACCGGGCTGTTTCTCGGCAGCGCCTACGCCATTCAGATGGCGGGGCCGTCGGTATTGCTGAGCTACCTGATCGGCGGCGTCATTGCGCTGCTGCTGATGGGCAGCCTGGCGGAAATGACCTCCGAACACCCGACGCCTGGTTCGTTCGGCGACTACGCCGAATTCTATCTCGGCCCGCTGTTCGGTTTTCTGGTGCGTTATTCTTACTGGTCCTGCGTGGTGTTGGCGGTGGGCACCGAAGTCACCGCCATCGGCATGTACATGCAGTTCTGGTTCCCGGCGACGCCGACCTGGCCGTGGGTGCTGCTGTTCTCGGCGGCGGTGATCGTCGTCAACGTGATCGGCGTGAAGTCGTTCGGCCAGGTGGAATACGCGCTGTCCACCGTCAAAGTGACGGCGATCGTGGCGTTTATTTTGATCGGCATCGGCATTTTGGCATTCTCGGGCAACCCGGCCTACGGCCTGCGCAACCTGACCGCCGGCGGCTTCATGCCGTTTGGCGTCAAGGGCATGTGGTTTGCGGTGATCGTGTCCATCTTCAGCTACCTGAGCATTGAAATGATCGCGGTGGCCGCCGGCGAGGCAAAGAATCCGGTGATTGCGGTGAAGGCGGCGTTCAAGGGCACCATCGTGCGGCTGTTCATCTTCTACATGCTGTCGATCGCCCTGATGCTGGCCATCGTGCCCTGGCGCCAGTCCGGCACCGGCGAAAGCCCGTTCCTGATGGCGATGAACGTGATCCATTTGCCCGCCGCCGCCGGTATTTTCAACTTTATCGTGCTGGTGGCGGCGTTGTCGGCGATGAACAGCCAGCTGTATATCACCACCCGCATGATGTTCTCGCTGTCGCGCGCCGGGCAGGCGCCGGCGGCGTTGGGGCGCGTCAGCCGACGCGGCATTCCGGTCAATGCGCTGGCGATGTCGTGCATCGGCATCGTGGTGTCTATCGTGCTGAGCCTGGTGGCGCCGGAAACGTCGTTTGCCGCCATGATGTCTATTTCGGTGTATGGCGCCTGCTTTACCTGGCTGATGATTTTTGTCACCCACCTGTTTTTCCGCCGCCGGCATCGGCAGACTCACCTGAAGTTCCGCATGTGGGGGTTCCCCTATACCACCTTGCTGGGCGCCGGGCTGATGACGGCGCTGATGATCTCGACCGCGTTTACCGAATTCTTCCGCATGACGTTGTGGTTCGGTATTCCGTTCACCCTGCTGCTGGTGGTGGCTTATCACTTCCAGAGCCGCCGCGCGGCTGCGCCGTCGCCGCTCAAGGCGCCGGAAGTGGAGTAA
- the paaY gene encoding phenylacetic acid degradation protein PaaY, with amino-acid sequence MPVYQIDGLTPVVDPSSYVHPTAVLIGDVIVGKHVYIGPNASLRGDFGRLVICDGANIQDNCVMHGFPQQDTVVEEDGHIGHGAILHGCRIRRNAMVGMNAVVMDGAEIGENTIVGAMAFVKAAATIEANKLVVGSPARVLRDLTEQELAWKIAGTREYQDLVQRCKSSLHEVAPLTEIEPGRQRLSFGDHLIPKSQL; translated from the coding sequence ATGCCTGTGTATCAGATTGACGGCCTGACGCCGGTCGTTGACCCCAGCAGTTACGTGCACCCGACGGCGGTGCTGATCGGTGACGTGATCGTCGGCAAACACGTGTATATCGGCCCGAACGCCAGCCTGCGCGGCGATTTTGGCCGCCTGGTGATTTGCGACGGCGCCAACATTCAGGACAACTGCGTGATGCACGGCTTCCCGCAGCAGGACACGGTGGTGGAAGAAGACGGCCATATCGGCCACGGCGCCATCCTGCACGGCTGCCGCATTCGCCGCAACGCGATGGTGGGCATGAACGCGGTGGTGATGGACGGCGCGGAGATCGGCGAGAACACCATCGTCGGCGCGATGGCGTTCGTCAAAGCCGCGGCGACGATCGAAGCCAACAAGCTGGTGGTGGGCAGCCCGGCGCGCGTGCTGCGCGATCTGACCGAACAGGAGCTGGCCTGGAAGATTGCCGGCACCCGCGAGTATCAGGATCTGGTGCAGCGCTGCAAATCCTCGCTGCACGAAGTGGCGCCGCTGACCGAAATCGAACCGGGCCGCCAACGCCTGAGCTTCGGCGATCACCTGATCCCGAAAAGCCAGCTTTAA
- the paaX gene encoding phenylacetic acid degradation operon negative regulatory protein PaaX, producing the protein MEHKLDEFIRHAVDAQPISGTSLIISLYGDALSHRGGEVWLGSLSALLEAFGFGDRFVRTSVFRLQKEGWLAVEKIGRRSFYRVTEQGMRQFRHAESKIYLREQPAWDGKWELLLLECAEKNARARLKKELGWLGFGQIANNLMAAPTHAQTDVTALLGELNASEQVIYFRADYPYNRSEQTLQKLVADCWSLSDVAAGYHEFIVSFRPLMTLLREVDPAALTPLRCFQIKLLLIHFFRRVVLKDPLLPDALLPAQWEGQIARNLCINLYQQVDRAATDYVSALAETTIGALPAPAAGYYRRFGGLPRDPTY; encoded by the coding sequence ATGGAACATAAACTGGATGAGTTCATTCGCCACGCCGTCGACGCGCAGCCGATCAGCGGCACCTCGCTGATCATTTCGCTGTACGGCGACGCGCTCAGCCACCGCGGCGGCGAAGTGTGGCTCGGCAGCCTGAGCGCGCTGCTGGAGGCCTTCGGTTTCGGCGATCGCTTCGTGCGCACCTCGGTGTTCCGCCTGCAAAAAGAAGGTTGGCTGGCGGTGGAGAAAATCGGCCGCCGCAGCTTCTACCGCGTGACCGAGCAGGGAATGCGCCAGTTCCGCCACGCCGAATCGAAGATCTATCTGCGCGAGCAGCCCGCCTGGGACGGCAAGTGGGAGCTGCTGCTGCTGGAATGCGCCGAAAAAAACGCGCGCGCGCGGCTGAAAAAAGAGCTGGGCTGGCTCGGGTTCGGGCAGATCGCCAACAATCTGATGGCCGCCCCCACCCATGCGCAGACCGACGTGACGGCGCTGCTCGGCGAACTCAACGCCAGCGAACAGGTGATCTACTTTCGCGCCGATTACCCCTACAACCGCTCCGAGCAAACCCTGCAGAAACTGGTGGCCGACTGCTGGTCGCTCAGCGACGTGGCGGCCGGCTATCACGAGTTTATCGTCTCCTTCCGGCCACTGATGACGCTGTTGCGCGAAGTCGACCCGGCGGCGCTGACGCCGCTGCGCTGTTTCCAGATTAAGCTATTATTGATTCACTTCTTCCGTCGCGTGGTGTTGAAAGATCCGCTGCTGCCGGATGCGCTGCTGCCCGCGCAGTGGGAGGGCCAAATCGCCCGCAACCTGTGCATCAATCTCTACCAGCAGGTCGATCGCGCCGCGACGGACTACGTCAGCGCGCTGGCGGAGACCACCATCGGCGCCCTGCCCGCGCCGGCCGCCGGTTACTATCGGCGCTTCGGCGGCCTGCCGCGCGACCCTACATATTAA